Genomic window (Streptococcus suis S735):
CATGGCCCCCAGGGAAAGTCACACCAGGCCATTTCTTTGAATTCCTATCCTGAACTAATACCTGCTGACCGTCTGTAATCATGCACATATTGGTTAGGATGACTTGCTCTGTCCTACTCATGCTCTCTCACTTCAACAACTTCACATAATCACTCTTGGTCGCAAAAAGATGACCAACTCGAACTTCATTTTTCACTACGCGATAGAGGGCGATGTAGTCTTTTCCAACGACATAGCCTCGGGTTAGATGAGGCGGGTCTATCTGCTTACCAAAACGGTTATCGGCGTTAAAACCACGTTCAGGAAAAATTTGCAAACTCTCCA
Coding sequences:
- a CDS encoding type II toxin-antitoxin system RelE/ParE family toxin — translated: MEFESYSVILAPAVEKELAVIYAYFSEQFSEEIAKRRIGMIVEALESLQIFPERGFNADNRFGKQIDPPHLTRGYVVGKDYIALYRVVKNEVRVGHLFATKSDYVKLLK